A region from the Janthinobacterium agaricidamnosum genome encodes:
- a CDS encoding acetate/propionate family kinase, translated as MNAPITHADGALILVLNCGSSSIKFALFEQADGVLPQQAQWSGKVEGIGRESATYRAGGLPAVALRLDPEQPHHAALEYIRAQVVAQLDGRALRAVAHRVVHGGSKYFAPVRIDFKVLADLKSYVPLAPLHQPFALEAIEVLLTSRPDIAQVACFDTAFHHTVPQVEQMLALPYDAWERGLRRYGFHGLSYEYQSLVLEQRFGPVARGKVIVAHLGSGASLCAMDNLHSVATTMGFSALDGLMMGTRCGSLDPGAVIYLMEIEKLSLEKVAHVLYHESGLLGVSGVSADPPVLLAQQDRQDATGERIRAALALYIRRIVREIGALTAVLGGLDMLVFTAGIGEHSAELRQRICAELGFIGPVLDAQANARNASRISTDASRIVVGVEPANEEWVAARHAALAVGA; from the coding sequence ATGAACGCGCCAATCACCCACGCCGACGGTGCCTTGATCCTGGTGCTCAATTGCGGCTCGTCGAGCATCAAGTTCGCCCTGTTCGAACAGGCGGACGGCGTGCTGCCGCAGCAGGCGCAATGGAGCGGCAAGGTCGAAGGCATCGGCCGCGAAAGCGCCACCTACCGCGCCGGCGGCCTGCCGGCGGTCGCCTTGCGACTGGACCCGGAGCAGCCGCATCACGCGGCGCTCGAATACATCCGCGCGCAAGTGGTGGCGCAGCTGGACGGGCGTGCGCTGCGCGCCGTGGCGCACCGCGTGGTGCATGGCGGCAGCAAGTACTTCGCCCCCGTGCGCATCGATTTCAAGGTATTGGCGGACCTGAAAAGCTATGTGCCGCTGGCGCCCCTGCACCAGCCGTTCGCGCTCGAGGCGATCGAGGTGCTGCTCACATCGCGGCCCGACATCGCCCAGGTGGCGTGCTTCGACACGGCCTTCCACCACACGGTGCCGCAGGTCGAGCAGATGCTGGCCCTGCCTTACGATGCGTGGGAGCGGGGCTTGCGCCGCTATGGTTTCCACGGCCTGTCCTACGAATACCAGTCGCTGGTGCTGGAACAGCGTTTCGGCCCTGTCGCGCGCGGCAAGGTCATCGTGGCCCACCTGGGCAGCGGCGCCAGCCTGTGCGCCATGGACAATTTGCACAGCGTGGCCACCACCATGGGCTTTTCCGCGCTCGACGGCCTGATGATGGGCACGCGCTGCGGTTCGCTCGATCCTGGCGCCGTGATCTACCTGATGGAAATCGAAAAGCTGTCGCTGGAAAAAGTGGCGCATGTGCTGTACCACGAGTCGGGCTTGCTGGGCGTGTCCGGCGTGTCGGCCGACCCGCCGGTCTTGCTGGCGCAGCAGGACCGGCAGGATGCGACGGGCGAACGCATCCGCGCCGCGCTGGCTTTATATATCCGCCGCATCGTGCGCGAGATCGGCGCCCTGACGGCCGTGCTGGGGGGACTGGACATGCTGGTGTTTACGGCCGGTATCGGCGAACACAGCGCCGAATTGCGCCAGCGCATCTGCGCCGAGCTCGGTTTTATCGGCCCCGTGCTCGATGCGCAGGCCAATGCGCGCAACGCCAGCCGTATCTCCACCGACGCCAGCCGCATCGTGGTGGGCGTGGAGCCGGCCAACGAGGAGTGGGTGGCGGCGCGCCACGCGGCGCTGGCCGTGGGCGCATGA
- a CDS encoding bifunctional enoyl-CoA hydratase/phosphate acetyltransferase, translating to MTTTQDDDLHIVRNRTFDQIAIGDTASITRTLSMDDIALFAVMSGDDNPQHLDTEFAAATRYQGVIAHGMWGASLISAVLGTRLPGAGTVYTGQTLRFLQPVRVGDTLAISVTVTAREPRSRHVTLACRCVNQHGAVVLDGEAQVIAPAEQIERARATLPEVRLHNGDGTRRLLEHARTLGPIRVAVIHPCDELSLSGALDAHAAGLITPVLVAPRARLEAVALEAGLSLAGIAIEDVEHSHAAAARGAELAGKGEVEALMKGSLHTDELMSAVLSASAGLRTKRRISHCFLMQTPAYPRPFIITDAAINIAPNLAMKADIVRNAIDLAHVIGVACPRVAILAAVETVNADMPATLDAAALCKMADRGQITGAILDGPLAFDNAVSIAAATVKGIVSEVAGRADILLVPDLESGNMLAKQLEYMGDADSAGIVLGAKIPVILTSRADSRASRIASCAIAVMLANHYRSTPP from the coding sequence ATGACTACTACCCAAGACGATGATCTGCATATCGTGCGTAACCGCACCTTCGACCAGATCGCCATCGGCGATACCGCCAGCATCACGCGCACCCTGAGCATGGACGATATCGCCCTGTTCGCAGTGATGTCGGGCGATGACAACCCGCAGCACCTCGATACGGAATTTGCCGCCGCCACCCGTTACCAGGGCGTGATCGCGCACGGCATGTGGGGCGCTTCCCTCATATCCGCCGTGCTGGGCACGCGCCTGCCCGGCGCCGGCACCGTCTACACGGGCCAGACCCTGCGTTTTTTGCAACCCGTGCGCGTGGGCGATACCTTGGCCATCAGCGTTACCGTCACGGCGCGCGAGCCGCGCAGCCGCCACGTGACCCTGGCTTGCCGCTGCGTCAACCAGCATGGCGCCGTGGTGCTCGACGGCGAGGCGCAGGTGATCGCGCCGGCCGAGCAGATCGAGCGGGCGCGCGCCACCTTGCCCGAAGTGCGCCTGCATAACGGCGACGGCACGCGGCGCCTGCTCGAGCACGCACGTACGCTGGGGCCGATCCGGGTCGCCGTGATCCACCCCTGCGATGAACTGAGTCTGTCTGGCGCGCTGGACGCGCATGCGGCCGGCCTGATCACGCCCGTGCTGGTGGCGCCGCGCGCGCGCCTGGAAGCGGTGGCGCTGGAGGCGGGCCTGAGCCTGGCCGGCATCGCCATCGAGGACGTCGAGCATAGCCATGCTGCCGCCGCGCGCGGCGCCGAACTGGCGGGCAAGGGCGAAGTCGAGGCGCTGATGAAGGGCAGCCTGCATACGGACGAACTGATGTCGGCCGTGCTGTCGGCCAGCGCCGGCCTGCGCACCAAGCGCCGCATCAGCCACTGCTTCCTGATGCAGACGCCCGCCTATCCGCGCCCTTTCATCATCACGGATGCCGCCATCAATATCGCGCCCAACCTGGCCATGAAGGCCGACATCGTGCGCAACGCCATCGACCTGGCGCACGTGATCGGCGTGGCCTGCCCGCGCGTGGCCATCCTGGCCGCCGTGGAAACGGTGAACGCGGACATGCCGGCGACTTTGGACGCGGCCGCCCTGTGCAAGATGGCCGACCGCGGACAGATCACGGGCGCGATCCTCGACGGCCCGCTGGCTTTTGATAACGCCGTGTCGATCGCCGCCGCCACCGTCAAGGGCATCGTCTCGGAAGTGGCGGGCCGCGCCGACATCCTGCTGGTGCCAGACCTGGAAAGCGGCAACATGCTCGCCAAGCAGCTCGAGTACATGGGCGACGCGGACAGCGCCGGCATCGTGCTGGGCGCGAAGATCCCCGTCATCCTCACCAGCCGCGCCGATTCGCGCGCCAGCCGCATCGCCTCGTGCGCCATCGCCGTGATGCTGGCTAACCATTACCGGAGCACGCCGCCATGA
- a CDS encoding DUF3141 domain-containing protein: MTTEAAPFFSTGGLPSLGMLGDYARDSWQRIVLYADVMRRRGNQYQEHLAEEVPNVLDFPAELVMSGLELARPVNYGLARILTPDAPEPDPSKRPFVVVDPRAGHGPGIGGFKAESEIGVALRAGHPCYFIGFLPDPVPGQTVEDVMHAEAAFLEKVIALHPLSEGKPVVIGNCQAGWQILMTAAMRPELFGPIIVAGAPVSYWAGWHGRNPMRYAGGLMGGSWATALAGDLGNGRFDGASLVQNFEKLNPANTLWSKQYNLYANIDTEAPRYLEFEKYWGGHVFLNDVEMQYIVDNLFIGNRLATAELITSDGVRLDLRNIRSPIVVFCSNGDNITPPPQALGWITDLYRDDKDVLMHDQTIVYAVHDSIGHLGIFVSAKVGHKEHQKFASNIDLINLLPAGIYEARIVDKTPDTPNADLASGDYVLQVEHRGIEDVRAIVQPSVENDRKFAAAARVSEVNLALYRTFAQPWVRAMVTPQTARFLQLAHPLRVSYERWTDHNPLARLVAKEAEKVRAHRQPVSPDNPLLAMQEAVSGAITAGLNGWRDWRDTVQETTFDLVYGSPLVQALTGQSIGDAAPPRPHPGISPEHCEYVRCETRKMDEDMQRGGLVEAAVRALFYIYRFRMIADERRVNLALKLIKPQYRQEVSMEEFRGIVRQQARLMLHDFDAAIAALPALLSRADPDDIGALAEWLQQVLQVPEPPTPDEEASLQQMLDVFDRAVKQQAQALPPDARASHAGPKAKPAKHITSA; encoded by the coding sequence ATGACAACCGAAGCTGCACCATTTTTCTCCACCGGCGGCTTGCCGTCCCTGGGCATGCTGGGCGATTATGCGCGCGACTCGTGGCAGCGCATCGTGCTGTACGCGGACGTGATGCGCCGGCGCGGCAACCAGTACCAGGAGCACCTGGCCGAGGAAGTGCCGAACGTGCTCGATTTCCCGGCCGAACTGGTGATGTCGGGCCTGGAGCTGGCGCGCCCCGTCAACTATGGCCTGGCGCGCATTTTGACGCCCGATGCGCCGGAACCCGATCCATCGAAGCGCCCGTTTGTTGTCGTCGATCCGCGCGCCGGCCACGGTCCCGGCATCGGCGGCTTCAAGGCGGAGAGCGAGATCGGCGTGGCCCTGCGCGCCGGCCATCCGTGCTACTTCATCGGCTTCCTGCCCGATCCCGTGCCGGGACAGACGGTGGAAGACGTGATGCATGCGGAGGCGGCCTTCCTGGAAAAAGTCATCGCCCTGCATCCGCTCAGCGAAGGCAAGCCCGTCGTCATCGGCAATTGCCAGGCGGGCTGGCAAATCCTCATGACGGCGGCCATGCGCCCGGAATTGTTCGGCCCCATCATCGTGGCCGGCGCGCCCGTGTCCTACTGGGCCGGCTGGCATGGCCGCAATCCGATGCGCTACGCTGGCGGCCTGATGGGCGGCAGCTGGGCCACGGCGCTGGCGGGCGACCTGGGCAACGGCCGTTTCGACGGCGCCAGCCTGGTGCAGAATTTCGAAAAGCTCAACCCGGCCAACACGCTGTGGAGCAAGCAGTACAACCTGTACGCGAACATCGATACGGAAGCGCCCCGCTACCTGGAATTTGAAAAATACTGGGGCGGCCATGTGTTCCTCAACGACGTCGAGATGCAGTACATCGTCGACAATCTGTTCATCGGCAACCGCCTGGCCACGGCCGAATTGATCACCTCCGACGGCGTGCGCCTGGACTTGCGCAATATCCGTTCGCCCATCGTTGTGTTCTGCTCGAATGGCGACAACATCACGCCGCCGCCGCAGGCGTTGGGCTGGATCACGGACCTGTACCGCGACGACAAGGATGTGCTGATGCACGATCAGACCATCGTCTATGCCGTGCATGACAGCATCGGCCACCTGGGCATCTTCGTCTCGGCCAAGGTGGGGCACAAGGAACACCAGAAATTCGCCAGCAATATCGACCTGATCAACCTGCTGCCGGCCGGTATCTACGAAGCGCGGATCGTCGACAAGACGCCCGACACGCCGAATGCCGACCTGGCCAGCGGCGATTATGTGCTGCAGGTCGAGCACCGCGGCATCGAGGACGTGCGCGCCATCGTGCAGCCGAGCGTGGAAAACGACCGCAAGTTCGCCGCCGCCGCGCGCGTATCCGAGGTCAACCTGGCCCTGTACCGCACGTTCGCGCAGCCGTGGGTGCGCGCCATGGTCACGCCGCAGACCGCGCGCTTCCTGCAGCTTGCGCATCCGCTGCGCGTGTCGTACGAGCGCTGGACCGACCACAATCCGCTGGCCAGGCTGGTGGCCAAGGAGGCGGAAAAAGTGCGCGCCCACCGCCAGCCGGTATCGCCCGACAACCCGCTGCTGGCCATGCAGGAAGCCGTCTCCGGCGCCATCACGGCCGGTTTGAACGGCTGGCGCGACTGGCGCGATACTGTGCAGGAAACCACCTTCGACCTGGTGTACGGCTCGCCCCTGGTGCAGGCGCTGACGGGACAGTCCATCGGCGATGCTGCGCCGCCGCGCCCCCATCCCGGCATCTCGCCCGAGCATTGCGAATACGTGCGCTGCGAAACGCGCAAGATGGACGAGGACATGCAGCGCGGCGGCCTGGTGGAAGCGGCCGTGCGCGCGCTGTTCTACATCTACCGCTTCCGCATGATCGCCGACGAGCGCAGGGTCAACCTGGCCCTCAAATTGATCAAGCCGCAATACCGGCAGGAGGTCAGCATGGAGGAATTCCGCGGCATCGTGCGCCAGCAGGCGCGCCTGATGCTGCATGATTTCGATGCCGCCATCGCCGCCTTGCCGGCCTTGCTGTCGCGCGCCGATCCGGACGACATCGGCGCGCTGGCCGAATGGCTGCAGCAGGTGCTGCAGGTGCCCGAGCCGCCGACGCCGGACGAGGAAGCAAGCCTGCAGCAGATGCTGGACGTCTTCGACCGCGCAGTCAAGCAGCAGGCGCAGGCGCTGCCGCCGGACGCGCGCGCATCCCATGCCGGACCCAAAGCCAAACCGGCCAAACATATTACCTCTGCCTAG
- a CDS encoding ABC transporter permease, giving the protein MRHLENIYRLGVKEIWSLIRDPMMLILILYTFTLAIYVAATAKPETLHMASIAIVDEDGSPLSARIASAFFPPQFTPPAMINQSQVDAGLDAGRYTFVLTIPPKLQADVLGGRQAELQLNVDATRMSQAFSGSGYIQQIVAGEIAEFAKRYRGATVSPVELVMRARFNPSLSQAWFGSLMELINQVTMLSIILTGAALIREREHGTIEHLLVMPVTPAEIMLGKVWSMGLVVLLAAALSLNLVVRGMLHVPIEGSIALFLCGAALHLFATTSMGIFLATVARSMPQFGMLLILVLLPLQMLSGGSTPRESMPELVQNIMLIAPTTHFVELSQAILYRGAGIDVVWKPFLALLAIGTALFTFALARFRKTISQMA; this is encoded by the coding sequence ATGCGCCATCTTGAAAACATCTACCGCCTGGGCGTGAAGGAAATCTGGAGCCTGATCCGCGATCCGATGATGCTGATCCTGATCCTCTACACGTTCACCCTGGCCATCTACGTGGCCGCCACGGCCAAGCCGGAAACCCTGCACATGGCCTCGATCGCCATCGTCGACGAGGATGGCTCGCCGCTGTCCGCGCGCATCGCCTCGGCCTTCTTCCCGCCCCAGTTCACGCCGCCGGCCATGATCAACCAGAGCCAGGTCGATGCGGGTCTCGATGCGGGCCGGTACACCTTCGTGCTGACGATCCCGCCCAAGCTGCAGGCCGACGTGCTGGGCGGGCGCCAGGCGGAATTGCAGCTGAACGTGGACGCCACGCGCATGAGCCAGGCCTTCAGCGGCAGCGGCTACATCCAGCAGATCGTCGCCGGCGAAATAGCCGAATTCGCCAAGCGCTACCGGGGCGCGACCGTCTCGCCCGTGGAGCTGGTGATGCGCGCGCGCTTCAATCCCTCGCTGAGCCAGGCGTGGTTTGGCTCGCTGATGGAACTGATCAACCAGGTGACGATGCTGTCGATCATCCTCACGGGCGCGGCCCTGATACGCGAGCGCGAACATGGCACCATCGAGCACTTGCTGGTGATGCCCGTGACGCCGGCCGAGATCATGCTGGGCAAGGTCTGGTCGATGGGCCTGGTGGTGCTGCTGGCCGCCGCCCTGTCGCTGAACCTGGTGGTGCGCGGCATGCTGCACGTGCCGATCGAAGGCTCGATCGCGCTGTTCCTGTGCGGCGCGGCCCTGCACCTGTTTGCCACCACCTCGATGGGCATTTTTCTGGCCACCGTGGCGCGCAGCATGCCGCAGTTCGGCATGCTGCTGATCCTCGTGCTGCTGCCGCTGCAGATGCTCTCGGGCGGCAGCACGCCGCGCGAAAGCATGCCCGAGCTGGTGCAGAACATCATGCTGATCGCCCCGACCACGCATTTCGTCGAATTGAGCCAGGCGATCCTGTACCGGGGCGCCGGCATCGACGTAGTGTGGAAACCGTTCCTGGCCTTGCTGGCCATCGGCACGGCCCTGTTTACCTTCGCGCTGGCGCGTTTTCGCAAGACCATCAGCCAGATGGCGTAG
- the rbbA gene encoding ribosome-associated ATPase/putative transporter RbbA codes for MDVTSFVVSIKGVSQHYGKTVALDGIDLDVPAGRMVGLIGPDGVGKSSLLSLVAGARAVQHGSVMALGGDMRDARHRDDVCPRIAYMPQGLGKNLYPTLSVEENLQFFARLFGHDAAERRRRIDQLTRSTGLQPFLARPAGKLSGGMKQKLGLCCALIHDPDLLILDEPTTGVDPLARAQFWDLIAGIRVQRPQMSVMVATAYMDEAQRFDWLVAMDDGKVLDTGTPAELLARTESGNLEAAFIKLLPEAKRAGHQPVVITPLDAASAQDVAIEAKDLTMRFGDFTAVDHVNFRIGRGEIFGFLGSNGCGKSTTMKMLTGLLPATEGKAWLFGKEVDSNDIDTRRRVGYMSQAFSLYSELTVRQNLVLHARLFHVPEGEIPARIDEMAQRFDLRAVMDDLPDSLPLGIRQRLSLAVAMVHKPEMLILDEPTSGVDPIARDNFWRLMIELARRDRVTIFISTHFMNEAERCDRISLMHAGKVLVSDAPAELVRKKGAPSLEAAFIAYLEEAGGGTAAATVQETPASVPQETAPAPQHRRSRFSLGRMLSYMWREALELRRDPVRLTLALGGSVLLLFVIGFGISLDVEDLSYAVLDHDQTTLSQNYTNNLAGSRYFVERPPLRDYADIDKRMRSGELSLAIEIPPGFARDVQRGAPAQVGAWIDGAMPMRAETVQGYVQGMHQLWLADQALHRYGITMSNPVAIQTRYRYNPDVKSLPAMVPAVIPLLLLMLPAMLAALSVVREKELGSIINLYVTPVTRLEFLLGKQVPYVVLAMFNFVLMALLAVTAFGVPIKGSLPTLIGATFIFNICATGIGLFASTFTRSQIAALFVTMIGTMIPAIQFSGLLNPVSSMEGVGKAIGLMYPATHMLNISRGVFNKALGFGDLHASFWPLLVAIPVILGVTVALLKKQES; via the coding sequence ATGGACGTGACTTCCTTTGTCGTCAGCATCAAGGGCGTCAGCCAGCATTACGGCAAGACGGTGGCGCTCGACGGCATCGACCTCGACGTGCCGGCCGGCCGCATGGTGGGACTGATCGGCCCCGATGGCGTGGGCAAATCGAGCCTGCTGTCGCTGGTGGCCGGCGCACGCGCCGTGCAGCATGGCAGCGTGATGGCGCTGGGCGGCGACATGCGCGATGCGCGCCACCGCGACGACGTCTGCCCGCGCATCGCCTACATGCCGCAAGGCCTGGGCAAGAATCTGTATCCGACCCTGTCGGTCGAGGAAAACCTGCAGTTTTTCGCGCGCCTGTTCGGCCATGACGCGGCCGAGCGCCGCCGCCGCATCGACCAGCTGACCCGCAGCACGGGCTTGCAGCCCTTCCTCGCGCGCCCGGCGGGCAAGCTGTCGGGCGGCATGAAGCAGAAGCTGGGCCTGTGCTGCGCCCTGATCCACGATCCCGACCTGCTCATTCTCGATGAGCCGACCACCGGCGTCGATCCGCTGGCGCGCGCCCAGTTCTGGGACCTGATCGCCGGCATCCGCGTGCAGCGCCCGCAAATGAGCGTGATGGTGGCCACCGCCTACATGGACGAGGCGCAGCGCTTCGACTGGTTAGTCGCCATGGATGACGGCAAGGTGCTCGATACGGGCACGCCGGCCGAACTGCTGGCGCGCACAGAAAGCGGCAATCTGGAAGCGGCCTTCATCAAACTGCTGCCCGAAGCCAAGCGCGCCGGCCACCAGCCCGTCGTGATCACGCCGCTGGACGCCGCCAGCGCGCAGGACGTCGCCATCGAGGCCAAAGACCTGACCATGCGCTTCGGCGATTTTACCGCCGTCGACCATGTGAATTTCCGCATCGGCCGCGGCGAGATCTTCGGTTTTCTCGGTTCGAACGGCTGCGGCAAGTCGACCACCATGAAGATGCTCACGGGTCTGCTGCCGGCCACGGAAGGCAAGGCCTGGCTGTTCGGCAAGGAAGTCGATTCCAACGACATCGACACGCGCCGCAGGGTCGGCTACATGTCGCAGGCGTTTTCCCTGTACAGCGAACTGACGGTGCGCCAGAACCTGGTGCTGCACGCGCGCCTGTTCCACGTGCCGGAGGGCGAGATCCCGGCGAGGATCGACGAAATGGCGCAGCGCTTCGACTTGCGCGCCGTGATGGACGACTTGCCCGACAGCCTGCCGCTGGGCATACGCCAGCGGCTGTCGCTGGCCGTGGCCATGGTGCACAAGCCGGAAATGCTGATCCTCGACGAACCGACGTCCGGCGTCGACCCCATCGCACGCGACAATTTCTGGCGCCTGATGATCGAGCTGGCGCGGCGCGACCGCGTCACCATCTTCATTTCCACCCACTTCATGAACGAGGCCGAGCGCTGCGACCGCATCTCGCTGATGCACGCGGGTAAAGTGCTGGTCAGCGATGCGCCGGCCGAACTGGTGCGCAAGAAGGGCGCGCCGTCGCTGGAGGCGGCCTTCATCGCCTACCTGGAAGAGGCGGGCGGCGGTACGGCAGCGGCAACAGTGCAGGAAACGCCGGCATCCGTGCCGCAGGAAACGGCACCGGCGCCGCAGCACCGGCGCAGCCGTTTCAGCCTGGGCCGCATGCTCAGCTACATGTGGCGCGAGGCGCTGGAATTGCGCCGCGACCCCGTGCGCCTGACCCTGGCGCTGGGCGGCTCCGTGCTGCTGCTGTTCGTCATCGGCTTCGGCATCAGTCTGGACGTCGAAGACTTGAGCTATGCGGTGCTCGACCACGACCAGACGACCCTGAGCCAGAATTACACGAACAACCTGGCCGGCTCGCGCTACTTCGTCGAGCGCCCGCCGTTGCGCGACTATGCCGATATCGACAAGCGCATGCGCAGCGGCGAACTGTCGCTGGCCATCGAGATCCCGCCCGGCTTCGCGCGCGACGTGCAGCGCGGCGCGCCGGCGCAGGTGGGCGCGTGGATCGACGGCGCCATGCCGATGCGCGCCGAAACCGTGCAGGGCTATGTGCAGGGCATGCATCAGCTGTGGCTGGCCGACCAGGCCTTGCACCGCTATGGCATCACGATGAGCAACCCCGTCGCCATCCAGACGCGCTACCGCTACAACCCGGACGTGAAAAGCCTGCCCGCCATGGTGCCGGCCGTGATTCCCCTGCTGCTGCTGATGCTGCCGGCCATGCTGGCGGCGCTGTCCGTGGTGCGCGAAAAGGAACTCGGCTCCATCATCAACCTGTACGTGACGCCCGTCACGCGCCTGGAATTTTTGCTCGGCAAGCAGGTGCCCTACGTCGTGCTGGCCATGTTCAACTTCGTCCTCATGGCCTTGCTGGCGGTCACCGCCTTCGGCGTGCCGATCAAGGGCAGCTTGCCGACCCTGATCGGCGCCACCTTCATCTTCAATATCTGCGCCACGGGCATCGGCCTGTTCGCCTCGACCTTTACGCGCAGCCAGATCGCGGCCCTGTTCGTGACCATGATCGGCACCATGATCCCTGCCATCCAGTTTTCCGGCCTGCTCAATCCCGTCTCGTCGATGGAAGGCGTGGGCAAGGCCATCGGCCTGATGTACCCGGCCACGCACATGCTCAATATCAGCCGCGGCGTATTCAACAAGGCGCTGGGCTTCGGCGACCTGCACGCCTCGTTCTGGCCCCTGCTCGTCGCCATTCCCGTGATCCTCGGCGTGACGGTGGCGCTGCTGAAGAAACAGGAGAGCTGA
- a CDS encoding HlyD family secretion protein yields MNAQLKKKLIPAALVVAVLVLGYVAWQKMRPTGPGEGFVSGNGRIEATEVDVATKLAGRVKEILVREGDFVKAGQPLATMQVDSLTAQRDEARARQQQASDAVVGAQAQVAVRESDKAAALAMVAQRESELDAARRRLARSETLSKEGASSVQELDDDRARVRSVAAALNAAKAQVTAAQAAIDAAKAQVVGSRSAVVAAEATTARIDSDLADGQLTAPRDGRVQYLVAQQGEVLAGGGKVLNLVDLSDVYMTFFLPETAAGKVALGGEVRLILDAAPNYVIPATISFVAASAQFTPKTVETASERQKLMFRVKAQISRELLQKHLALVKVGLPGVAWVRLDAKQPWPAELTAKVPQ; encoded by the coding sequence ATGAATGCTCAACTGAAGAAAAAACTCATCCCCGCGGCGCTGGTCGTGGCCGTGCTCGTGCTGGGCTACGTGGCCTGGCAAAAAATGCGCCCCACGGGCCCTGGCGAAGGTTTTGTCAGCGGCAATGGCCGCATCGAAGCGACGGAAGTCGACGTCGCCACCAAGCTGGCCGGCCGGGTCAAGGAGATCCTCGTGCGCGAGGGCGACTTCGTCAAGGCGGGCCAGCCGCTGGCCACCATGCAGGTCGACTCGCTGACGGCCCAGCGCGACGAGGCGCGCGCGCGCCAGCAGCAGGCGTCCGATGCCGTGGTCGGCGCGCAGGCGCAGGTGGCCGTGCGCGAAAGCGACAAGGCGGCCGCGCTGGCCATGGTGGCGCAGCGCGAAAGCGAACTCGATGCGGCCAGGCGCCGCCTGGCCCGTTCCGAAACCCTGTCGAAGGAAGGCGCTTCCTCGGTGCAGGAACTCGACGACGACCGCGCCCGCGTGCGCAGCGTGGCCGCCGCCCTGAATGCGGCCAAGGCGCAGGTGACGGCGGCGCAGGCGGCCATCGATGCGGCAAAAGCGCAGGTGGTCGGTTCGCGTTCCGCCGTCGTGGCCGCCGAGGCGACCACGGCGCGCATCGATTCCGACCTGGCCGATGGCCAGCTGACGGCGCCGCGCGACGGCCGCGTGCAATACCTGGTGGCGCAGCAGGGCGAAGTATTGGCCGGCGGCGGCAAGGTGCTCAACCTGGTCGACCTGTCGGACGTCTACATGACCTTCTTCCTGCCCGAGACGGCGGCCGGCAAGGTGGCGCTGGGCGGCGAAGTGCGCCTCATCCTCGACGCGGCGCCCAATTACGTGATTCCCGCCACGATTTCGTTTGTCGCCGCCAGCGCGCAGTTCACGCCGAAGACGGTGGAAACGGCCAGCGAGCGCCAAAAACTGATGTTCCGCGTGAAGGCGCAGATCAGCCGCGAGCTGCTGCAAAAGCACCTGGCCCTGGTCAAAGTGGGTTTGCCCGGCGTGGCCTGGGTGCGCCTCGATGCGAAGCAGCCCTGGCCCGCTGAACTGACGGCGAAGGTTCCGCAGTGA